GTGTCCGTTTCTCTTTGGCAGCAGTGCCTTTCGCGCTTACAAAATGAGCTTTCCTCTACTGAATTCAGTATGTGGTTACGCCCACTGAAAGCTGAACTTACCGACAGTACTCTCACCTTGTATGCTCCGAATCGTTTTGTACTTGATTGGGTTCGAGACAAATACCTTAATTCAATTACGGCATTATTCGATGAGTTTTGTGGTGCAGATGCACCTATCTTACGTTTTGATATTGGTGGTAAAGCGACGAAGGTAACACAAACGACTACCAAGGTTGATCGTGTAGTGACTCAAAAAGTGATCTCAAGACCAGCACTGGACCCGTGGGAATCTAGCTCACCACAGCAGCCGACAATTAATCACCGTAGCAATGTGAATTTAACGTATACGTTCGACAACTTTGTTGAAGGTAAGTCAAACCAATTAGCACGTGCAGCTGCACAGCAGGTAGCGAGTAATCCGGGTGGTGCTTATAACCCGTTATTTCTATACGGTGGCACAGGTTTAGGTAAAACGCATTTATTACACGCAGTTGGTAATGGTATTAAAGCGCAAAAACCTAATGCCAAAGTGATCTATATGCACTCTGAGCGTTTTGTTCAGGACATGGTTAAAGCATTACAGAACAATGCCATTGAAGCGTTCAAAAATTATTACCGCAGTGTTGATGCATTATTGATTGATGACATTCAATTTTTTGCTAAGAAAGA
This Moritella sp. 5 DNA region includes the following protein-coding sequences:
- the dnaA gene encoding chromosomal replication initiator protein DnaA translates to MSVSLWQQCLSRLQNELSSTEFSMWLRPLKAELTDSTLTLYAPNRFVLDWVRDKYLNSITALFDEFCGADAPILRFDIGGKATKVTQTTTKVDRVVTQKVISRPALDPWESSSPQQPTINHRSNVNLTYTFDNFVEGKSNQLARAAAQQVASNPGGAYNPLFLYGGTGLGKTHLLHAVGNGIKAQKPNAKVIYMHSERFVQDMVKALQNNAIEAFKNYYRSVDALLIDDIQFFAKKERSQEEFFHTFNALLEGNQQIILTSDRYPKEIDGVEDRLKSRFGWGLTIAIEPPELETRVAILMRKAVESNIHLPDEVAFFIAKRLRSNVRELEGALNRVIANANFTGRAINIDFVREALRDLLALQEKLVTIDNIQKTVAEYYKIKIADLLSKRRSRSVARPRQVAMALAKELTNHSLPEIGDAFGGRDHTTVLHACRKIVQLKEENHDIKEDYSNLIRTLSS